In bacterium, one DNA window encodes the following:
- a CDS encoding sigma-70 family RNA polymerase sigma factor yields MGDRSQFEALIKGHLDALYRTALRMTKNAADAEDLVQETALKAYRYFDRFEEGSNIRAWLFKILTNLFINRYRKESKAPTQVDFDDVEDFQLYGRMVEGGMVTPGQTPERELFNRVLGEDIEKAIESLPEDFRLVVVMAFVEGLSYEEIALALNVPMGTVKSRLFRGRKLLQKALLSQAQKAGVVGPK; encoded by the coding sequence GTGGGTGATCGCTCACAGTTTGAGGCCCTGATCAAGGGGCACCTTGATGCGCTGTACCGGACGGCGTTGCGGATGACGAAGAACGCCGCCGACGCCGAAGACCTGGTCCAGGAGACGGCGCTCAAAGCCTACCGGTACTTTGACCGGTTTGAGGAAGGTTCCAACATCCGGGCGTGGTTGTTCAAGATCCTGACCAACCTGTTTATCAACCGCTACCGGAAGGAATCGAAGGCGCCGACCCAGGTCGATTTTGATGATGTCGAGGACTTCCAACTGTATGGACGCATGGTCGAGGGCGGGATGGTCACGCCCGGGCAGACGCCCGAGCGGGAATTGTTCAACCGCGTCCTCGGCGAGGATATCGAGAAGGCCATCGAATCGCTGCCGGAGGATTTCCGGCTGGTGGTGGTGATGGCGTTTGTGGAAGGGCTGTCGTACGAGGAGATCGCGCTGGCGCTGAATGTGCCGATGGGAACGGTGAAGTCGCGGTTGTTCCGCGGGCGGAAACTGCTCCAGAAGGCGCTTCTGTCCCAGGCGCAGAAGGCGGGAGTGGTCGGGCCGAAGTAG
- a CDS encoding zf-HC2 domain-containing protein: MVCDCRKALARLYEYLDGEIGEAERAAIAAHVQACRHCFEHYEAERIFHEFVTHAAPRPAARAEFKAHLLSRLAEEDSLPRPVAAPVNVVSMLTRFAVAAGLLLAVGLGGAWVGREAGPDRTPWVTLAYYHHDMLPVEEVGIETQDYSQAKAFLAAQMNPGVATLIPDAPPSGLGLHECCVMPWKDSKLGRFEFAGGTTEPVSLFLIPASAFRVESGPHYQVGEREYRSVKLGCCRAVLWQECQDYVCVMLSDCNANDLLAYAQAWQPAVSSPGSQGAEAPGGYSRAVQRSPR; the protein is encoded by the coding sequence ATGGTGTGTGATTGTCGCAAGGCCCTGGCCAGACTCTACGAATATCTCGACGGTGAAATCGGCGAGGCCGAGCGCGCGGCGATCGCCGCCCATGTGCAGGCCTGCCGTCACTGCTTCGAGCATTACGAGGCCGAACGCATTTTCCATGAATTCGTGACACACGCGGCGCCGCGTCCGGCGGCCCGCGCCGAGTTCAAGGCGCACCTGCTCTCCCGTCTGGCCGAGGAGGACTCTCTCCCCCGTCCGGTGGCCGCGCCGGTGAATGTCGTGTCGATGTTGACGCGCTTTGCCGTGGCGGCGGGGCTTTTGCTGGCGGTGGGGCTGGGCGGCGCCTGGGTGGGACGCGAGGCCGGGCCGGATCGCACGCCGTGGGTCACGTTGGCCTACTATCACCACGACATGCTGCCGGTCGAAGAGGTCGGCATCGAGACACAGGATTACTCGCAGGCCAAGGCCTTCCTCGCGGCGCAGATGAACCCCGGGGTGGCGACGCTTATTCCCGATGCGCCGCCTTCGGGGCTGGGTCTGCATGAGTGTTGTGTGATGCCGTGGAAGGACAGCAAGCTTGGACGTTTCGAATTCGCCGGCGGCACCACCGAGCCGGTCTCGCTGTTTCTCATTCCCGCCTCGGCGTTCCGGGTCGAAAGCGGCCCGCACTATCAAGTGGGCGAACGCGAGTATCGCAGCGTGAAGCTGGGGTGTTGCCGCGCGGTGCTCTGGCAGGAGTGCCAAGACTATGTCTGCGTGATGCTCTCCGATTGCAATGCCAACGATCTGCTGGCTTATGCGCAGGCTTGGCAGCCGGCGGTATCATCGCCGGGTTCGCAGGGAGCGGAAGCGCCGGGCGGGTACTCGCGGGCGGTGCAACGGTCACCGCGCTGA
- a CDS encoding SBBP repeat-containing protein — MSRSRFWLTVVVALVLSAGNLHAQVQEDWWHIYPGPGDNDNEARGIGVDAGGNCYVAGGSTGAADWDFLVGKYNPGGGVAWEIPVNGPGDSSDYAMAMVADDAGNCYVSGWTTAKGVFGSGLLICKTTPSGTVEWARPHNVNQMAPREMTFDPAGNIIISALGYSSGYHSVVMKVDPQTGDSLWATFYRWTGATGGNAQSVACGSDGSVYIAGTATKSTGNLDDILVVKFSADGDTLWGRAYDGPLHRYDEGIDIAVDNAGNAYVTGKIKDSTGNSDLVILKYDPNGSLLWDWTCGVGSSSIHNTAGIALDPAGNVCVGAHSSGWATGFDFSFYKLSADGDSLWVSPSGRNGYEEAYAMALDAAGNMYITGHGAGTTDYDCLTMKFNGATGAKVWEMTRDAGGYDRATRICVEAEDHVYVAGYGNPPGEPETNLDIVIIAYEPVSAAVFEPVTNDPPRDFALHQNSPNPFNAATTIRFDLETGGDAELSIYNLLGQTVLSHRETGLAPGSYAFEWDGVDDRGGAVGSGVYLYQLRTPAGKLARKMVLMK; from the coding sequence ATGTCACGTTCCCGGTTCTGGCTGACCGTAGTGGTCGCGCTCGTTCTGAGCGCCGGCAATCTCCACGCCCAGGTGCAGGAAGACTGGTGGCACATCTATCCCGGCCCCGGCGATAATGACAACGAAGCCCGCGGTATCGGTGTCGACGCCGGCGGCAACTGCTACGTTGCCGGCGGCAGCACGGGCGCGGCTGACTGGGACTTCCTTGTCGGCAAATACAATCCGGGCGGGGGAGTGGCCTGGGAGATCCCAGTCAATGGCCCCGGTGACTCCTCCGACTACGCCATGGCCATGGTCGCCGATGATGCCGGCAACTGCTATGTCTCCGGTTGGACAACAGCCAAGGGCGTGTTCGGGTCGGGGCTCCTGATCTGCAAAACCACTCCGTCCGGTACGGTCGAATGGGCACGGCCCCACAACGTAAATCAGATGGCACCCCGCGAAATGACCTTTGATCCGGCGGGTAACATCATCATCTCCGCCTTGGGTTACAGTAGCGGATACCACTCCGTCGTAATGAAAGTTGATCCGCAGACCGGGGATTCGCTCTGGGCGACCTTCTACCGCTGGACCGGCGCCACCGGCGGCAACGCGCAGAGCGTGGCCTGCGGCTCTGATGGCAGCGTCTACATCGCCGGCACCGCCACCAAGTCCACGGGCAACCTCGACGACATCCTCGTCGTGAAGTTCAGCGCCGACGGCGACACGCTCTGGGGACGCGCCTACGACGGCCCGCTGCACCGCTACGACGAAGGCATCGATATCGCCGTCGACAACGCCGGCAACGCCTATGTGACCGGCAAGATCAAGGACTCCACCGGGAATTCCGACCTGGTCATCCTCAAATACGATCCCAACGGATCGTTGCTCTGGGATTGGACCTGCGGCGTCGGATCGAGCTCAATCCACAACACCGCCGGCATCGCGCTTGATCCCGCGGGCAATGTCTGTGTCGGCGCGCACTCAAGCGGATGGGCCACGGGATTCGATTTCAGCTTTTACAAGCTCAGCGCCGACGGGGATTCGCTCTGGGTGTCGCCCTCCGGACGGAACGGATACGAAGAGGCCTATGCCATGGCGCTGGACGCCGCCGGCAACATGTACATCACCGGTCACGGCGCGGGGACGACGGACTACGACTGTCTCACCATGAAGTTCAACGGCGCCACCGGCGCCAAGGTCTGGGAGATGACACGCGATGCGGGCGGGTATGATCGCGCCACCCGGATTTGCGTGGAAGCCGAGGACCATGTCTATGTCGCCGGCTATGGCAATCCACCGGGCGAACCGGAGACCAACCTAGACATCGTGATCATCGCCTACGAGCCGGTCAGCGCCGCGGTCTTCGAACCGGTGACCAATGATCCGCCGCGCGACTTCGCGCTCCACCAGAACAGCCCCAACCCGTTCAACGCCGCCACCACCATCCGCTTCGACCTGGAAACCGGCGGCGACGCCGAACTATCGATCTACAATCTCCTCGGCCAGACCGTGCTCAGCCACCGCGAGACCGGCCTCGCGCCGGGCTCCTACGCCTTCGAATGGGATGGCGTCGATGACCGCGGAGGGGCGGTGGGCAGCGGCGTCTATCTCTATCAACTGCGCACACCGGCCGGGAAGCTGGCGCGCAAGATGGTGCTCATGAAGTAG